In Chryseobacterium geocarposphaerae, the following are encoded in one genomic region:
- a CDS encoding lipopolysaccharide biosynthesis protein, with protein sequence MSLVARQGFKYSIIGYIGFLLGTVSALFIFPNDFEFYGKLRYSMQTAEMLVPFVVFGISYANVKFFYSLQKDGKTQNMLSLSLVSILINFLIFCIVFFALPYFYPKFLHSEAWKIKEIILPLILVLSLCAIFNKYISNFKRIVVSNIFDNLFPKIANLGAFCLFFYFSFSQNIALAFFFGIFALMLFGYIYYTNKLQKINFDISTDYFKKDGFWKEFLNYSFFGFLGTFGNYLAINSFMIGEFMGMEENGIYSVLYALISLISIPQLGLFNISAPIISQHLADGDMEGLDRFHKKTSLTLYFLGAVLFSCIMVGFPYLTQFMPKNGVMLRLYEPVIWIWGSAVLIDLATGFNGNIISLSKYYRFNILVMLLLAGLTIGLNFYFIKNTELKLVGIALSTAISLTTYNVVKIIFNYVVFKVSPLTIEMIFVSIICTLAITVAIVLPNFDNNFINLIYKPAVVLILIFIGNYFTKVFPIEDYLNKNFIKSIFKFK encoded by the coding sequence ATGAGTTTAGTAGCAAGGCAGGGCTTCAAATATTCCATTATCGGGTATATTGGTTTTTTACTGGGGACGGTTTCGGCACTTTTTATTTTTCCAAATGATTTTGAATTTTACGGAAAACTCCGTTACAGCATGCAGACTGCAGAAATGCTTGTACCTTTTGTTGTTTTCGGAATTTCTTATGCGAATGTAAAATTTTTTTATTCTTTGCAAAAAGACGGAAAAACCCAGAATATGCTTTCCCTGTCATTGGTGAGCATTCTTATTAATTTCCTCATCTTTTGTATTGTATTTTTCGCTCTTCCCTATTTCTATCCGAAATTCTTGCATTCGGAGGCCTGGAAAATCAAAGAAATTATCTTACCCTTAATTTTAGTGTTGTCGCTTTGTGCGATTTTCAATAAATATATCTCCAACTTTAAAAGAATTGTAGTTTCCAATATTTTTGACAATCTTTTTCCTAAAATTGCCAATCTGGGAGCTTTTTGCCTTTTCTTTTATTTTTCTTTTTCCCAGAATATTGCACTGGCGTTTTTCTTTGGGATTTTTGCCCTTATGCTTTTCGGATATATTTATTACACGAATAAGCTTCAGAAGATCAATTTTGATATAAGCACCGATTATTTTAAAAAAGACGGTTTCTGGAAAGAATTTCTGAACTACAGTTTCTTCGGGTTTTTAGGAACTTTCGGGAATTATCTTGCCATCAACAGCTTTATGATCGGTGAATTTATGGGAATGGAAGAAAACGGGATCTACTCCGTCCTGTATGCTTTGATCTCCCTGATCTCGATTCCGCAGCTTGGATTATTCAATATCTCTGCGCCCATTATCAGTCAGCATCTTGCGGATGGTGATATGGAAGGCCTCGACAGATTCCACAAAAAAACTTCTCTTACCCTATATTTTTTGGGAGCTGTACTGTTTTCATGCATTATGGTAGGTTTTCCGTATCTCACTCAGTTTATGCCTAAAAACGGGGTCATGCTAAGACTATATGAACCGGTGATCTGGATCTGGGGTTCTGCTGTTTTAATCGATTTGGCAACAGGATTCAACGGGAACATCATTTCCCTTTCAAAATATTACCGCTTCAATATTCTGGTGATGCTTTTATTGGCGGGCTTAACGATTGGTCTTAATTTCTATTTCATCAAAAACACAGAGCTGAAACTTGTCGGAATTGCTTTATCTACAGCGATTTCCTTAACGACTTACAATGTTGTGAAAATCATTTTCAATTATGTAGTCTTCAAGGTTTCGCCTTTAACTATAGAAATGATCTTTGTTTCCATTATCTGTACTTTAGCCATTACTGTAGCCATTGTTTTACCAAATTTTGACAACAATTTCATCAATCTGATATACAAACCGGCAGTGGTTCTGATATTGATTTTTATCGGAAATTATTTCACAAAAGTTTTCCCGATCGAAGATTACCTGAACAAAAACTTCATCAAAAGTATTTTTAAGTTTAAATAG
- a CDS encoding glycosyltransferase, producing the protein MKFLIIIPAHNEEAHLSFTLESLQQQSFKDFKVVIVNDGSTDTTPEVIKRFTDTDSRFETINLQKSAHQPGSKVVAAFKNGLNTQNPEEFEVICKFDADIIIPENYLQIINEAFLNNPKYGLVGGLLYVEKNGEWVYEGNSNKNHVRGPMKAYRKECFDAMGGLRETLGWDNIDAILLESLGWKEVVLPELHVKLLKIKGSDYTIKPADYYGRYFYFLGLNRFLAYIASSKEAMKNKSLSFFIQIVKAYESCRSQRLELKISKDEQKVINDKRWNALKKKWLKI; encoded by the coding sequence TTGAAATTTTTAATCATCATTCCTGCGCATAACGAAGAAGCGCATTTGTCATTTACATTGGAATCTTTACAGCAACAGAGTTTTAAAGATTTTAAAGTAGTGATCGTTAACGATGGCTCTACAGATACGACGCCTGAAGTAATCAAACGCTTTACGGATACAGACTCACGTTTCGAAACCATTAATCTTCAGAAATCTGCTCATCAACCCGGTTCAAAAGTTGTCGCAGCTTTTAAAAATGGGTTAAATACTCAAAACCCTGAAGAATTTGAGGTGATCTGTAAATTTGATGCAGATATTATTATTCCTGAAAACTATCTTCAAATTATAAACGAAGCCTTTCTGAATAACCCAAAATATGGTTTGGTGGGAGGATTGCTATATGTAGAGAAAAACGGAGAATGGGTATATGAAGGCAATTCCAACAAAAACCACGTTCGCGGACCAATGAAAGCTTACAGAAAAGAATGCTTTGACGCAATGGGCGGATTGAGGGAAACGTTGGGCTGGGATAATATTGATGCTATTTTGCTTGAAAGTTTAGGCTGGAAAGAAGTGGTTTTGCCGGAGCTACACGTGAAATTATTAAAAATAAAAGGAAGTGATTACACCATAAAACCGGCAGATTATTACGGAAGATACTTTTATTTCTTAGGGTTGAACAGGTTTTTAGCATATATCGCCTCGTCAAAAGAAGCGATGAAAAATAAATCCTTATCATTCTTCATACAAATCGTTAAAGCTTATGAAAGCTGCCGTTCTCAGCGATTAGAACTTAAAATTTCAAAAGACGAACAAAAAGTAATTAACGATAAGCGTTGGAATGCCTTAAAAAAGAAATGGTTGAAAATTTGA
- the aspA gene encoding aspartate ammonia-lyase — translation MENYRKESDLLGELNVPVNAYYGVQTQRAIENFKISGQLLSSYPEFIKGLAFVKKAAAKTNYELGLLDENLYFKIAETCDELINGELHEQFPVDMIQGGAGTSINMNANEVIANRVLEKLGKNKGEYEFCSPNDHINLSQSTNDAYPTAIKMGLLQMNDTLVSKLIKIVDAFREKGKEFQDVIKMGRTQLQDAVPMTLGQEFEAFAATLEEDISKLNNNANLFVEVNMGATAIGTGINAPLGYAVLCAKNLAEITGYPIVSAPDLVEATPDTGSYVIYSSAMKRLAVKLSKICNDLRLLSSGPRAGLSEINLPPMQPGSSIMPGKVNPVIPEVVNQVCFKIFGNDLTVTFAAEAGQLQLNVMEPVLSHAIMENIHFLSNALDTLREKCITGITANKEVCLNMVKHSIGIVTALNPYIGYKQSTQIAKEALETGKSVYNLVLEKGLLSQEKLDEILDPKNMLKPHNK, via the coding sequence ATGGAAAATTACAGAAAGGAAAGCGATCTTTTAGGTGAATTAAATGTGCCTGTAAACGCTTACTATGGTGTACAAACCCAGAGAGCAATAGAGAACTTTAAGATTTCCGGGCAGCTCCTGTCTTCATACCCAGAATTTATAAAAGGACTTGCTTTTGTAAAAAAAGCGGCTGCCAAAACCAATTATGAATTAGGGCTTCTTGATGAAAATCTGTATTTCAAAATTGCTGAAACCTGTGATGAACTGATTAACGGAGAATTACACGAGCAGTTTCCGGTAGATATGATTCAGGGAGGAGCAGGAACTTCAATCAATATGAATGCGAATGAAGTGATTGCGAACAGAGTATTGGAAAAGCTTGGAAAAAACAAGGGAGAATATGAATTCTGTTCTCCCAATGACCATATTAACCTTTCGCAGTCTACCAACGATGCCTATCCTACGGCAATCAAAATGGGACTGTTACAGATGAACGATACCTTGGTAAGCAAGCTTATCAAAATTGTGGATGCTTTCCGTGAGAAAGGAAAAGAATTCCAGGACGTAATCAAAATGGGGCGTACTCAGCTTCAGGATGCGGTTCCTATGACACTGGGACAAGAATTTGAAGCCTTTGCTGCTACTTTGGAAGAAGATATTTCCAAGCTGAATAACAATGCAAACCTTTTTGTTGAAGTAAATATGGGAGCAACGGCTATCGGAACAGGAATTAATGCTCCTTTAGGATATGCGGTGCTTTGCGCTAAGAATCTGGCTGAAATTACAGGCTATCCTATCGTTTCTGCGCCCGATCTGGTGGAAGCAACTCCGGATACAGGTTCTTATGTAATTTATTCATCTGCAATGAAACGTCTTGCCGTGAAATTATCAAAAATATGTAACGATTTAAGATTGCTGTCTTCAGGGCCAAGAGCCGGACTTTCTGAAATCAACCTGCCTCCAATGCAGCCGGGATCATCCATCATGCCTGGAAAAGTAAACCCTGTAATTCCTGAAGTGGTAAACCAGGTTTGCTTTAAAATTTTTGGAAACGACCTTACCGTGACTTTTGCAGCCGAAGCCGGACAATTACAGCTGAATGTCATGGAGCCGGTGCTTTCCCATGCAATCATGGAAAATATTCACTTCCTGAGCAATGCATTAGATACCCTTCGTGAAAAATGTATTACAGGGATCACAGCGAATAAGGAAGTTTGTTTAAATATGGTAAAACACAGTATAGGTATTGTAACCGCACTTAATCCTTATATCGGATACAAACAGTCTACCCAGATTGCCAAAGAAGCATTGGAAACAGGAAAAAGCGTATATAATTTAGTATTGGAAAAAGGTTTGCTTTCCCAGGAAAAACTGGATGAAATCCTTGATCCGAAAAATATGCTGAAACCCCACAACAAGTAA
- a CDS encoding N-acetylmuramoyl-L-alanine amidase → MRKTLYIIGLSFFVFSCTSQKNVKQNASRTNKQVVQPKTPVAKTPSEKPKPQITHEGGVDFFTTNIADATKNNNTVSYGSIVSAKPAGYKVVKTYFPAVGQNFRQRYLILHYTALPDDKSVAVLTQQEVSAHYLVNNTGDNEIYQLVDENKRAYHAGVSSWRSDKNLNDTSIGIEIVNAGFRTDSAKTRVFAAFSDDQIKKVAALAKDIITRYQIPATNVLAHSDIAATRKQDPGPLFPWKKLYDEYQIGMWYDEAAKQTFLTQAQTDFTTRYSEPAFIFMIQTALQKFGYGLELTGAWDDSTKKTIEAFQYHFRPEKYDGIMDAETWAILQALNQKYPIK, encoded by the coding sequence ATGCGTAAAACATTATATATCATCGGCTTAAGTTTTTTTGTTTTTTCCTGTACTTCACAGAAAAATGTCAAGCAAAATGCTTCGCGTACCAATAAGCAGGTAGTACAGCCAAAAACTCCGGTAGCAAAGACTCCTAGCGAGAAGCCAAAACCTCAGATTACGCACGAAGGAGGAGTCGATTTTTTCACAACCAATATTGCAGATGCCACTAAAAATAACAATACAGTAAGTTACGGTTCAATTGTATCGGCAAAACCTGCCGGATATAAAGTGGTAAAAACATATTTTCCTGCAGTAGGACAGAATTTCAGACAGCGCTATTTGATTCTTCACTATACCGCTTTACCGGATGATAAGTCGGTTGCTGTTCTTACACAGCAGGAAGTAAGTGCACATTATCTTGTCAATAATACCGGAGATAATGAGATTTACCAACTGGTAGACGAAAACAAACGTGCCTATCATGCAGGAGTGAGCTCTTGGAGAAGTGACAAAAATTTGAATGACACTTCCATAGGCATAGAAATTGTAAATGCAGGATTCAGAACAGATTCTGCAAAGACCAGAGTGTTTGCAGCTTTCAGTGATGACCAGATAAAAAAAGTGGCCGCATTGGCTAAAGATATTATTACAAGATATCAGATTCCTGCTACCAATGTATTGGCGCACTCTGACATTGCAGCTACCAGAAAACAAGATCCAGGCCCTCTTTTTCCTTGGAAAAAATTATATGATGAATACCAGATCGGGATGTGGTATGATGAAGCGGCTAAACAGACTTTCCTTACACAGGCGCAGACAGATTTTACAACAAGATATAGCGAGCCTGCTTTTATTTTTATGATTCAGACTGCCTTGCAGAAATTCGGTTATGGTCTTGAACTTACCGGAGCCTGGGATGATAGTACCAAAAAAACAATTGAAGCTTTCCAGTACCATTTCAGACCTGAGAAATACGACGGGATTATGGATGCCGAAACATGGGCAATTTTACAGGCATTAAATCAAAAATATCCGATAAAATAA